Sequence from the Panicum virgatum strain AP13 chromosome 5N, P.virgatum_v5, whole genome shotgun sequence genome:
AAAGTTTGACACTCCTGTTTGCTTTCAGTTGGGGGTTCGCTTCCGTGGTCCTTTGTATGAGAAGTTTGTGAATCTTACAGCATGATTAGTAACTTGACTAAGGGCAAATTTATCTCCTTAGTAAAATTAATATCATCAATAATATCTCTTATATCTTGTCCGATCCGATAATCAACATATTCTGTTTGTGAAGATCTTGCCTTTACCAAGGACTCGTGAGTTTTGCACTGTAGGAGTCGTAGTTtgatatgatatgttcagcagcTGTGAGATTTGAACATTTAGATTGAACCTCTATCTCAATATTGCTGTTGTTGTGGTAAATACCTTTTGCTTTCTTTGATCAACATACTCGCGACAAGCAATCAAATTCACTGCAAGTTTTGTTATAGCCTTAGATCATGGTTCCCTTTAAGTTTCATCTGAATGTGCTTTTAATCAAAGTTTTATAGCAAGAACCCCATCAAGTGAACTAATTAATTTAAGTCAGTACTGAATTGCCCTTGTCATTAGTAGCTaccttagatttttttttaagattTCTTTTCTATAGGAGGACCACTGAAGCAAGTGGCAATATCCCTATCCAATTTGTGATGTAGATTGCTGGTGGACATTGATGTGGTATTGACTGGTAATTTTGTTTTATCTATAGGCATATGTCCAACAGTTGGAGAATAGCAGGCTGAAACTTACCCAACTAGAGCAGGAGCTGCAACGAGCTCGTCAGCAGGTTAACTCCTATTGGATGCCACTTTTTACAGCCCTGTGTCCTATTGACTTCATTGAAGTTGCTTAAGAAATTCTCTCTCCCAGGGCATTTTTATATCTAGCTCAGTTGATCAGTCACACTCCATGAGTGGAAATGGTAATCATTGCTCCCCATGGGTAATGTTTGTTTGCTCATTAGCAAAGGAGTATCCAAGAGGTAATTCCATCGTTTTGATGCGAAAAAACTGCATTCTCTTTCAGGTGCATTGGCCTTTGATATGGAGTACGCGAGGTGGTTGGAAGAGCACAATCGGCAAATTAGTGAACTAAGGGCTGGTGTTACTGCTCATGCAAGTGATAGTGATCTACGCAGTGTTGTTGATAAGATCATGTCGCACTATGATGAGATTTTCAGGCTCAAAGGAAATGCAGCCAAGGCAGATGTCTTTCATGTATTATCAGGCATGTGGAAGACACCGGCAGAGAGGTGTTTCTTGTGGCTAGGAGGTTTCCGGCCATCTGAGGTTTTAAAGGTGTGTAATGTACTAATCTTTCAATGTGCTTATGATCTTTTGGGCCCTCCTGGAGGAGTAAAGTACTTACTAAAACAAGGAGCATTGCATTATAAAACTCACTATAAGGCTTCACTCATAGAAATGAAGGAAAAAAATCCAGATTACTTCCCTCAAGTATCGTCAAATTCTGGATAACCCTCTAAACTATTTCTTGGTTTAATTTACCACCTAAACTATGTGATTTGGTCCAACATATTCCTTAACaagatttatcttttttgtttatCCACGCACAAGTGATGTATTAAGTTAAAATTTTGCAGGATGGTGGCAGGTATCTTAacgtattttttaaaaaatatgccaataatttttcatcattatttgaTAGGTTATGTCAATTAATAATAGATTAAACCTTACGATATAAAATTATAGggaaaataatgatgaaaaattcataatatattttttgACATACGTTGTGATGTCCATTACAATCCTGCAAAATCTTAAATTCAGATTCCACTTTTGtgtggagaaacaaaaaaagacTAATTATattagggggtaaattgaaccaaaaaTGACATAGTTTAGGGAGCAAATTGAATGGAGAAATAGTTAAGGGGGCTATCCATACTATAGCCATacttgaggggagtaatttagacttttccCTAGAATGAAATAATGTACCAGTCTTTTTAATTTGGAAAATGCAGAGTCATGTATTGTGTTTCATTTCTTTTGCATACTTTGTTTTCTGGTCATTGGGCAGTGTGTTAGTGCCTCATCCAGTGCCGGGCTGCTGGCgatttgtcattgagttactgATAAATATGCAAACTGCAGCTGCTTTCAACACAGCTTGAACCTCTCACTGAGCAGCAGCTGTCAGGGATAAGCAACCTCCAGCAGTCTTCGCAACAGGCTGAGGATGCACTTTCACAAGGAATGGAAGCCCTTCAACAGTCCTTGGCTGAGACCCTGGCTGGGTCTCTTTCGTCTTCTGGGTCAACAGGAAATGTGGCAAACTACATGGGTCaaatggccatggccatgggaAAGCTTGGAACGCTTGAGAATTTCCTTCGCCAGGTATTCACTCTTGTTTTTGGAATGTATCTTTGCCTTTAGATAAAGGTTTTGATCCTGAATTGCTGTAGACCATTTGCCAAATCCTGACCACCAGGCTCATGGCTTCTTTCTTTGCTGTGTCAAGGCTGACAACCTGCGGCTGCAGACCCTACAACAGATGCAAAGGATCCTGACCACCAGACAGGCAGCTCGAGCACTTCTTGTGATAAGCGATTACTCTTCACGACTCCGTGCCCTGAGCTCTCTCTGGCTTGCTCGGCCGAAAGAATAGCAAGCGCATGCGATTTGACTGCGGCACTTTTCACAGTTTGGTGTTCAATGGGGATCTTATCAGGAGGGTTTGACAGTAATGCAACAGACTTGATTCGGAGATATCTGCACATACTATAATCGGGATGGTCTTGTAGTTTAGCCATATAGTTAAGTGCATTGGTTCTTGGTTCATGCTGTATTATTACCAACTGCTGTAAAAATTGCTCTCTTTTGCCATCATTTTCCATATATGTATGCCCCTAATTTGCAGAAGATCATTAGAATGCATATTGATGTTGACctgtcagttttttttttgactccTAGGAAGAATAGCATGAATTTGAATACAATGCTCTGGCAGTAACATCTAACTGGTACAAGGCTGATTTACTGCATTAAAGTTACAGCGCGTTATCGATCTTTCATAATTGCTGCCAATACTTTTTTTGTACATTCAATCTTTTTCTGTATATCACTCTGTATTTTGTGGTTTCGTACCATTCTTTGAATTTATGCATGTGTTTTGTTTCAAATTAACACAGGTTTAACCGCTATTTATGGCCTTCTACTAAGGGATATACCTGTGGCAACTGGCACATAGCTGTTATACCATACGTTTGCAGTCTCAGCAGCACGCACTCTAAGCGATCTTCTTGACAATTCATTCTACCGCGTTTCTTAAAAAGTTCTGATACCAGATGTGTTAATTCTTTTGCATGTGTATAGTAGGCCTTAGTAAAAGTTCAAGCTGTTTACCACTCATCTGCAAACCAAGCTTACAAGTTCAAGTTGCACAAGCCACACCTACAATAGTTCCATTAAGTTAAAAACAGTGTCCACAAACTTAGATTATTCATGGATAAATCACACCTAAGCAGCATCTGAGCCCATTCTCTTCTATCAACAGAAGTCAGCATGACAGGTTAGACACTACCTAGTGAACTTCCATTGCCTTATGAGCAAAGTTATATCATAATATATACGGATCGGGAGGCACAGCGGAGGAGCAGGCAACTGCAACATAGCGCCTCCCTTAGTTAAAGCACCAGGTCCTTTGCCCTTGAGATCTTGGACGGAAGCACATTACGTCTCTACTATGCCCATGCAAAGTATGGGCAGATCGTCCGCCTCGTGGCGGTCCAGTTGCCGCATCCATAGAAGTAACGTCCTTGCATGGGTCCTGGCTTGCGCACAACGCTCCACCTGCTCAGCACACCACAGTAGCAGTACATTGCTCTGTCCTTCCCTGCGGAGGCGGCATATGGATTAACCTGCACAGGAGATCCCAGCATCTCATTCGGCTTAAGCTGCGGTTGGACAGGATCTGGAGAGCGGTCAGGGGATAGCAGGCAGGTTGCTGCCTGTGGGGCAGGTTGCCACACAAGTGAGTTGGTGATAGAGAATTTGAAGCCCCGGTGCATCATTAGTGCCAGGAGGCGAGCAGTGTTGCGAGCATCATCAAGTCCACAGTGAGCACGACCCTCCCATGTAAGGCCAGCCAACTGAACTGCCTCCTTTAAGTTGCAACGGACATCCCCATACACTTCCTGGAAAGGTACCTTCAGGTTGATCCACCTGATAAAAAATTGGGCAAAAGACATCAAATTTAGAATAGCATTCAAGATTATTTCAGATAAAGCTCTATAGGGGAAAAAAACTGGTCTTCACACCACATCATATGCTCAAAACACTATCGACTCATCAGGTATGAGCTAGAAACCTTCCACTTGCTAGTCTATGAGGTGACAATTTGAGGAAAACGAAACTGTATCTTATGGTAAAAACACAAGTATATGGTTACCTTTAGAATGAAAGATAAAGAGATTCTTTAGCTATATTAAGTGATACCTTTGTTCTCTGCAATGAAGTTCAGACACCAAAAAAGGGGTCCAATTGACAATCCTGATGTTATATATAATACAGTATTGCATAAATATCATATCTGATCTTTCAAATTACCATACAAGTCAAAATTATAACATTAGTAATTTATAAttcaaataatttaaattatccACACGTTTCATTCTTTAGTTCTATCATTgtagcaacaaaaaaaatgttggcGGTGTTTCTTTACGAACAAACTTATGCCAACTGAATAAACTTCCACATatctatacctatttctaaagcgagtaaggtttccacctaaatttttggtttggtccgtCTTGTGTTATTAACATGCGGACCTTAATTCATCCCATATGCGAGTCGGATAAACCCTCCATCCACAACTCGATCACGTAGATCCCTATATAAATTAAAGAACGGACAACTGTACATATCCGATAGAAAATTGCAGCGTACAAGAATACAAAACTGATCAATCactatctctatctcttctctatctctactatttcTTAATCGAACCCGGGCAAATCAATCGGAACCCGAACAAATCAATCCGACGCCCAATAGGAACCCGGACAATCAATACCTCACACGGTCACGACACGGTCTGTACACAGAGTGAAGAGCAAAAATTAGCAGTCTCGTGTAGCTAAAAAGTTTATATTagccgtagcaacgcacgggcacgatGCTAGTAGTCTATAAACATCGGAATTTCAAACCACAAGAAAATTTGTTTTCCATTGTTCTTGATACTGTGAACACAAAATGGAGTCCAGCCAGCTGAATAACCTACAAAATTCAAACGTAAAAGCCCATCTAGAACCATGGACTTCCAATGCCATGAAAATTTTGATGAATTTCCTCAATGCCACAAAATTTTCCGAATTCCCCTTAGTGCCATGAAAACTTTGATTTATCCCTTGAATGCCATTTCTTTCTAACAGCAGTTATGCCATGGAAAAGACTCATGTGCCCCTTAATGAAATGAAGTATATCTGTCCTTTTCTCTTACATGCCATTTCAAGTTCATatcatatgaaaaaaaaatagagatggAGATAATACAAACCCAAGTAGATTGATGTCTTATACTGAGATGACAAAAATCACACACATAATATTAATCGTGACTAGATTCATATCCTATTAATCATGAAACATGAACATCAAGTTAAATGGTGCACAAATTGACAAAACGGAAACACAGATCGATGCCATCATGCGTGTGGCTGCACAAATCAAcacaaattgaaaaaaaaaatcacaacaCGAATGGGTCACACTACCAGCCTTGTCGTCTTCATTCTGGGACTCATTCGAGGCGCCGACAGCAGCTGACGCGCAAGGGAAGGTACAGCAGGGCCAGGATCCGCATGAAGACCGTGGAAGTTCAAAGCGGAATGGGGGAAGGAGCTCCAGCGGCTGGCTTCGGGTTGCTGCACGGCGCGCAAGATTGCAGGCCGAGCGGCCGGCTTCAGGATGTTGTGGCCGAGCGGCCAGCTTCAGGCTTCCTGCACCGCTGCCTGGCTGCGCGGGGGCGCCGCCTGGCCACCCGCAGGGCCGCACATTGCCTAGCAACCCACAAGGCTTCCGTGCCTCAACGTCCGTGGCCGCCGCGCTCACCGCGCCTAGCTTGCGTGGGGCCAACGAAGGGGGTTGTCGACTTGTCGATGCCTCAGGGGCAGATGGAGAGGGCGACAGGAGAGATCTAGAAATTGGGAGAGGAGAACCGAGAGGATAGAGGGGGAGGATAATGTTCTGCAAGTGGGCCCTTTATTCAGTGAAATAGGGGCACAAATGTCATTTCACGTGATGCCAATTCCCCTTTTAACACTGTGCCATTAAAATCTATTAGATCCCTAGTGGAAATGGCATACTAGGGATTAGGGCTGGACAAAATGCTCGTGGCTTGATAGCTCACTCGTCTCGCAGCTAGCTCGATTCGGCTCGTTGCATTGGCTTGTTGCATTTTGttaacgagccaagctggtatTTTTGCTTGATAGTTATAACGAGCTtgtagcctaccccaacttgcttgggaaaaaaggctatgttgttgttgttgttgttataaCGAGCTTGCTCATGAGCAGCTCGCGAGCTAAACGAGCTGGGGAAGTGCAGCAAGCCAGCAGCCCACAATACGAGCAATCGAGGCCCAAGCGAGCCCACAATCTTCAGTTACGACTCCATCCATTTGAACCCTACCCCTAATCGTTCCCTACTCGCGTGCAtcacgccgccgctcctgctcctctctctctc
This genomic interval carries:
- the LOC120673526 gene encoding transcription factor TGA2.3, with amino-acid sequence MADASPRTETSTDDTDDNHGLEPGTGALVVASDSSDRSKDKHEDQKTLRRLAQNREAARKSRLRKKAYVQQLENSRLKLTQLEQELQRARQQGIFISSSVDQSHSMSGNGALAFDMEYARWLEEHNRQISELRAGVTAHASDSDLRSVVDKIMSHYDEIFRLKGNAAKADVFHVLSGMWKTPAERCFLWLGGFRPSEVLKLLSTQLEPLTEQQLSGISNLQQSSQQAEDALSQGMEALQQSLAETLAGSLSSSGSTGNVANYMGQMAMAMGKLGTLENFLRQADNLRLQTLQQMQRILTTRQAARALLVISDYSSRLRALSSLWLARPKE